A genomic region of Trifolium pratense cultivar HEN17-A07 linkage group LG3, ARS_RC_1.1, whole genome shotgun sequence contains the following coding sequences:
- the LOC123913416 gene encoding plasma membrane ATPase-like isoform X4, whose product MTSINEEQLKNENVNLERIPLNEVFEHLKCSREGLTSDEGANRLQSFGPNKLEEIKDSKFLKFLGFMWNPLSWVMEVAAIMAIALANGGGKPPDWQDFVGVVVLLVANSTISFVEENNAGNAAAALMAGLAPKTKVLRDGKWSEEDAAILVPGDIISIKLGDIIPADARLLEGDPLSVDQSALTGESLPVTKCATQEVFSGSTVKKGEIEAVVYATGVHTFFGKAAHLVDSTNQVGHFQKVLTAIGNFCICSIAIGIVIELVVMYPIQHRKYRDGIDNLLVLLIGGIPIAMPTVLSVTMAIGSHRLSQQGAITKRMTAIEEMAGMDVLCSDKTGTLTLNKLSVDKNLVEVFARGIDKDHVILLAARASRIENQDAIDAAIVGMLSDPKEARADIKEVHFLPFNPVEKRTALTYVDSDGNWHRASKGAPEQILNLCNCRENVRRKANEVIDRFAERGLRSLGVAYQVIPEKSKDSLGAPWQLIGLLPLFDPPRHDSAETIRRALSLGVNVKMITGDQLAIGKETGRRLGMGTNMYPSSALLGEGSSISEVPIDELIEKADGFAGVFPEHKYEIVRRLQERKHICGMTGDGVNDAPALKRADIGIAVADATDAARSAADIVLTEPGLSVIISAVLTSRAIFQRMKNYTIYAVSITIRIVFGFMFIALIWKFDFAPFMVLIIAILNDGTIMTISKDRVKPSPLPDSWKLKEIFVTGIVLGSYMALMTVIFFWAANDTDFFSDKFGVRSLRNNPTEMMAALYLQVSIISQALIFVTRSRNWSFFERPGLLLLGAFFIAQIIATLIAVYAHWEFARIKGIGWGWAGVIWLYSLVTYIPLDLLKVAIRYILSGKAWDNLLENKTAFTTKKDYGREEREAKWASVQRSLHGLQASTSNNIVNENRSYRELSEIAEQAMRRAEVARLLEKNTLKGRVESVVRLKGLDIDTSKNNYTI is encoded by the exons GAACGAATTCCATTGAATGAAGTGTTTGAACACCTGAAATGTTCAAGGGAGGGTCTCACTTCCGATGAAGGAGCCAACAGGCTCCAATCATTTGGACCCAACAAGCTTGAAGAGATTAAGGATAgcaaatttttgaaatttttgggtTTTATGTGGAACCCTTTGTCATGGGTTATGGAAGTTGCTGCCATCATGGCGATTGCTCTGGCGAATGGTGGAGGAAAGCCTCCGGACTGGCAAGATTTTGTTGGAGTCGTTGTTCTCTTGGTGGCCAACTCGACAATCAGTTTCGTAGAAGAGAACAATGCTGGCAATGCTGCGGCCGCTCTTATGGCTGGATTAGCTCCAAAGACAAAG gtgcTAAGAGACGGCAAATGGAGTGAGGAAGATGCTGCAATTTTAGTACCAGGAGACATAATTAGTATCAAGTTAGGAGACATTATTCCTGCCGATGCACGACTTCTAGAGGGCGATCCATTAAGCGTTGATCAATCTGCTTTAACAGGAGAGTCACTTCCTGTGACAAAGTGTGCAACTCAAGAAGTGTTTTCAGGATCAACCGTTAAGAAGGGTGAGATTGAAGCAGTTGTGTATGCTACTGGTGTGCACACATTTTTCGGCAAAGCAGCTCATTTGGTGGATAGTACAAACCAAGTTGGACATTTTCAGAAAGTGCTAACAGCTATTGGTAACTTCTGCATTTGTTCAATTGCTATTGGAATAGTCATTGAGCTTGTTGTGATGTATCCGATTCAACACCGCAAGTATAGAGATGGAATTGACAATCTCTTGGTTTTATTGATTGGTGGAATTCCAATTGCAATGCCAACTGTTTTGTCTGTTACTATGGCTATCGGTTCTCATAGGCTTTCGCAGCAAGGCGCAATCACAAAAAGAATGACTGCTATTGAAGAAATGGCCGGAATGGATGTTCTTTGCAGTGATAAAACTGGAACTCTCACTCTGAATAAGCTTAGTGTTGACAAAAACTTGGTTGAGGTTTTTGCTAGAGGTATTGATAAGGACCATGTGATACTTCTAGCTGCAAGAGCTTCTAGGATAGAAAATCAGGATGCTATTGATGCTGCAATTGTTGGAATGCTTTCTGATCCAAAAGAG GCTAGAGCTGATATCAAGGAGGTGCACTTTCTTCCGTTCAATCCAGTCGAAAAGAGGACTGCTCTTACCTATGTTGATTCTGATGGAAATTGGCATAGAGCTAGCAAAGGAGCCCCTGAACAG ATATTGAATCTCTGCAACTGCAGAGAGAATGTAAGGAGAAAGGCTAATGAAGTGATTGATAGGTTTGCTGAGCGTGGACTTAGATCCTTAGGCGTTGCTTATCAAGTAA TACCCGAAAAATCTAAAGACAGTCTTGGGGCTCCATGGCAATTAATTGGATTATTGCCCTTATTCGATCCCCCAAGGCACGACAGTGCTGAAACCATTAGAAGAGCACTCAGCCTTGGAGTAAATGTAAAAATGATCACTG GGGACCAACTTGCCATCGGAAAGGAAACAGGCAGAAGGCTTGGAATGGGAACGAACATGTATCCATCATCTGCGTTGCTTGGAGAAGGTTCTTCTATTTCAGAAGTTCCTATTGATGAGTTGATCGAGAAAGCTGATGGATTTGCAGGAGTATTTCCCG AGCACAAATACGAAATAGTAAGAAGGCTTCAAGAGAGGAAACACATATGTGGCATGACAGGTGATGGAGTGAACGACGCACCAGCGTTGAAGAGAGCTGATATCGGAATTGCTGTTGCTGATGCTACAGATGCTGCTAGAAGTGCTGCTGATATTGTTCTCACTGAACCTGGTTTGAGTGTAATTATCAGTGCTGTGCTCACCAGCAGGGCCATTTTCCAAAGAATGAAAAACTATACT ATTTATGCTGTGTCCATCACAATCCGAATTGTG TTTGGTTTCatgttcattgctttgatcTGGAAATTTGATTTTGCACCCTTCATGGTTCTGATAATTGCAATACTGAATGATG GTACCATAATGACAATATCTAAGGATAGAGTGAAACCATCTCCACTACCAGACAGTTGGAAACTGAAGGAGATATTCGTTACTGGTATTGTGCTTGGCAGTTACATGGCACTGATGACAGTCATATTTTTCTGGGCGGCTAATGATACCGACTTTTTCTCG GACAAGTTTGGTGTGAGATCTCTGAGAAATAATCCTACTGAAATGATGGCAGCTTTGTACTTACAAGTCAGTATCATAAGCCAAGCATTAATTTTTGTGACTAGGTCTCGCAATTGGTCTTTCTTCGAAAGACCTGGCCTTTTACTACTCGGTGCTTTTTTCATTGCTCAAATA ATTGCAACACTTATAGCAGTGTATGCTCATTGGGAATTTGCCAGAATTAAGGGGATTGGATGGGGTTGGGCTGGTGTTATCTGGCTGTACAGTTTGGTAACTTATATCCCTCTTGATTTGCTCAAAGTTGCAATCCGCTATATTCTAAGCGGAAAGGCGTGGGATAATCTTTTGGAAAACAag ACCGCGTTTACTACGAAGAAAGATTATGGCAGAGAAGAGAGGGAAGCGAAATGGGCGTCAGTGCAGAGATCACTTCATGGTCTTCAGGCTTCTACCTCGAACAACATTGTCAATGAAAACAGGAGTTACCGCGAACTTTCAGAAATAGCCGAACAAGCCATGAGACGTGCAGAAGTTGCACG GCTGTTGGAGAAGAACACCCTGAAAGGGCGTGTTGAGTCGGTCGTCAGGCTTAAAGGTTTGGACATTGACACCTCCAAGAATAATTATACAATTTAA